From one Erinaceus europaeus chromosome 4, mEriEur2.1, whole genome shotgun sequence genomic stretch:
- the LOC132538303 gene encoding uncharacterized protein LOC132538303 codes for MESETQIWGMVPTVLKMSKDPTNFYVGRALWFSITFIYFSVVYVVQTTWGNLAGDFHCHGPISQACTAECYESHFCRPIVGVWYVIGFIFSSIFFVTEFFVSRTVHKKINQCWKRPVEELKESTEEPTQIKEDEIFDLSQEKSLLAMYLIYFLLQLSVQVTFLVILIHYQLPLVKKPIRCSTPMCYGPYPCVVMGTQEKMMSIILLATLSVVIMTFCIMFFLYTINVYLVTVRKSVDSSTGSHY; via the coding sequence ATGGAGAGTGAAACCCAGATTTGGGGGATGGTACCAACCGTGTTGAAGATGAGCAAAGACCCTACTAACTTCTATGTAGGGCGAGCACTGTGGTTCagtattacttttatttacttctcagTTGTGTATGTAGTGCAGACCACCTGGGGTAATCTGGCTGGAGACTTCCACTGTCATGGGCCCATCTCTCAAGCCTGTACAGCAGAGTGTTATGAGAGTCACTTCTGTAGACCTATCGTAGGAGTTTGGTATGTCATCGGCTTTATATTTTCCTCCATCTTTTTCGTTACTGAGTTTTTTGTCTCTCGGACGGTGCATAAGAAAATCAACCAGTGTTGGAAACGACCTGTTGAAGAGCTCAAAGAAAGCACTGAAGAGCCAACACAGATAAAAGAAGATGAAATTTTTGACTTATCCCAGGAAAAGTCCCTGTTGGCAATGTATCTCATCTACTTTCTCTTACAGTTGTCTGTACAGGTGACCTTCTTGGTCATTCTTATTCACTATCAGTTGCCACTGGTTAAAAAACCCATCCGGTGCAGTACCCCTATGTGTTATGGACCTTATCCGTGTGTGGTGATGGGGACACAGGAAAAGATGATGTCCATCATACTTCTGGCAACACTCTCAGTGGTTATCATGACTTTCTGTATTATGTTCTTCCTCTACACCATTAATGTGTACCTGGTTACAGTACGTAAGTCAGTTGATAGTAGCACTGGCAGTCATTACTAA